One segment of Chlamydiota bacterium DNA contains the following:
- a CDS encoding GIY-YIG nuclease family protein, protein MYYVYILKMGNEQLYTGFTKNLKRRMQEHNGGKVDSTKRRLPLTLIHYEAYLKESDARRREEFLKKSQGKRYLKLQIRDCLAELGSRAE, encoded by the coding sequence ATGTATTATGTCTATATCCTGAAAATGGGTAATGAACAGCTCTATACGGGATTCACTAAAAATCTGAAGCGAAGGATGCAGGAGCACAACGGCGGCAAGGTTGACTCCACGAAAAGAAGGTTGCCCCTTACACTAATTCATTACGAGGCATATCTGAAAGAGAGCGATGCACGTAGAAGAGAGGAATTTCTAAAGAAATCTCAGGGTAAGAGATACCTGAAGCTGCAAATCCGTGATTGTTTAGCTGAATTGGGTTCGAGGGCTGAATAA
- a CDS encoding nucleoside deaminase, with protein sequence MITGARCRVPASRDGASTQPCAPGPASGSAEILPPMTHADAERDLGYMREALKEAAQAFEEDEVPVGAVIVRGGRVVARAHNQVELLRDATAHAEMIALTQASSEAGDWRLDGAALYVTKEPCPMCAGAIALSRVARLVFGARDPKAGAAGSRMDILGSGCLNHTVEVEAGVEEGECGALLKAFFKKQRAAAT encoded by the coding sequence ATGATTACGGGTGCTCGCTGTCGGGTTCCCGCTTCCAGGGACGGGGCGTCCACACAACCCTGCGCGCCGGGTCCCGCGAGCGGGTCGGCGGAGATCCTCCCTCCCATGACGCACGCTGACGCGGAGCGCGATCTCGGGTACATGCGCGAGGCGCTGAAGGAGGCCGCGCAGGCGTTCGAGGAGGACGAGGTCCCGGTGGGCGCGGTGATCGTGCGCGGGGGGCGCGTCGTCGCCCGGGCGCACAATCAGGTCGAGCTCCTCAGGGACGCCACCGCGCACGCCGAGATGATCGCCCTCACGCAGGCCTCCTCCGAGGCCGGGGACTGGCGGCTCGACGGCGCGGCGCTCTACGTCACCAAGGAGCCGTGCCCGATGTGCGCGGGCGCCATCGCCCTCTCCCGCGTCGCGCGGCTGGTCTTCGGGGCGCGCGATCCGAAGGCCGGCGCCGCCGGGTCGAGGATGGACATCCTCGGGAGCGGCTGCCTCAACCACACGGTCGAGGTCGAGGCGGGCGTGGAGGAGGGGGAATGCGGGGCGCTGCTCAAGGCGTTCTTCAAGAAGCAGCGCGCGGCGGCAACATGA